The following proteins are co-located in the Apium graveolens cultivar Ventura chromosome 5, ASM990537v1, whole genome shotgun sequence genome:
- the LOC141660470 gene encoding secreted RxLR effector protein 161-like: MGTSKDITNAANYLKNEFEKKDLGKTKFCLGLQTNLIVKVRSLKVKNDPFHPKKEDEDPIGPEVPYLSAIGALMYLANNTRPDIAFAVNLLARFSSDPSKRHRDGIKNILRYLHRTIDLGLFFLNNSKSQLVGYADAGYFSDPHIGRSQTGYLFTYCSTAISWKSTKQTMAATSSNHAELLAIHEASRECVWIRSIIQHIRHSCGLSNVTGGPTILFEDNSACIK, from the exons ATGG GTACTTCTAAAGATATTACTAATGCTGCCaattatttgaaaaatgagtttGAGAAGAAAGATCTTGGAAAGACAAAGTTCTGTTTAGGTTTACAG ACAAATCTCATAGTTAAAGTTAGGTCACTTAAAGTTAAAAATGATCCATTTCATCCTAAAAAAGAAGATGAAGATCCAATTGGACCAGAAGTTCCATATCTCAGTGCAATTGGCGCTCTTATGTACCTCGCAAATAACACACGACCTGATATTGCTTTTGCTGTGAATCTATTAGCAAGATTCAGTTCAGATCCATCTAAAAGACATAGGGATGGAATCAAGAATATATTGAGATATCTTCACAGGACAATTGACCTTGGattattttttctaaataattcGAAATCACAGTTGGTTGGATATGCAGATGCTGGATACTTTTCAGATCCTCATATTGGACGATCACAAACAGGTTACTTATTCACATATTGCAGTACTGCTATCTCTTGGAAATCTACAAAACAGACCATGGCTGCAACTTCATCAAATCACGCAGAATTACTAGCAATCCATGAAGCAAGTAGGGAATGTGTCTGGATACGATCCATAATCCAACATATTCGGCATTCATGTGGATTATCAAATGTCACAGGCGGCCCTACTATTTTGTTTGAAGATAATTCAGCTTGTATTAAATAG